Below is a window of Stygiolobus azoricus DNA.
GTGCATCTACTTACGGTATTACGGGGTTTGTGAAAGTTGAAGAAAAGTTAGGAGATGGTTTGAAACCTCAGTCTACTTTCGAGAAAACTAAGTTAGAGGGAGAGCTCTCCGTATATAAAATTCTAGGAGACAAGGGGTTTATATTCAGGCCTACACTGGTTTACGGACGATTTGCGGCCCACGTCCAATTCGTGACTATATATAAGTTAGTTAAAAGAGGGCTTCTTCCTGATATTAACATATCTTTTATGCCGATAAGTGCTAGATATATGGCTCAAGGAATTGCAGCTATAACTGAAGGTAAAAGTCCGTCAAAGAATTACTTTTATGTAACTGAATGCGAACCAATAAATATCACTAGGTTATTCGAAATCTATGCTGAAGCATTAAATAGGAAGGTTGTAAAGATTAAAATCCCAACGTTTATAGCTAAGGCCTCTCTTCCCTCAGATGTAAGACAGTTATTAAAGTACTCAGGGACTATCTTTGACTGTTCTATATTTAAAGAAATTGTACCGAATTTACAGTTTGATAAGCCTGAGCTTGTAGAGAACGCTAAGTTCTTGTCTGAACTTGATAGGGAGGGAAGGTTAATTCCAACGTGACTTAGCTAAAAATTTATAATCTTCTTCTTTCGAGATTATGATAATTAAAATGCCTCACATATACAGACATCAAATAGACAAGGACATAAGTTTAACATTCCAACCTAAGGGAGCTAATCCTACGTTGGCTCTCAACCTGGGAGGGATGTTCTTACACATTCCAGTGAAGGGTAAGAAAAGACCCTATTTGTCCTATGCTAGTTCGAGTGTAATGTTAGAACAAGGATTTAATTTAGAACATCACCATTTCTTAACTAGGTCGAGAGAAAATGAAGAAGAGGAAGAGAGTGAAATAAATGAAGAAAAGAGTGAATAAGAGAAGATTGTTAATTTAAGTTAAGCAGGGACTAAAGAAGGCCAAAAAGCTAGAATTCCTAAAGCTTAAAATATTCTAAGTACTCTTCTGGAAGACTACAACATGCGTCATACATAGGAAGATTAAATTCTTTCACAACCCTCGGTGATGGGTTAGCTATCCTTTGAACTAAACCCTTTTCTACTGAAATCTTGTCCAATTTATCTTTTATAGCATGAGGTCTCATACAACCCAAACTCACTCTGCCTTGCATTAGTCTGTTCCCCAACTCTATCATCTTTACCGTTTCTTCTACCTCAGGGACTTTAAATACCTGAGAAGGTGTACCCTTCGTGGGTATAAACACTAGGAAGTTAAGTAGATAAGGCTTAAAGGAGGAAGCTACCTTTATACTTTCAGCTACGTCATCGTTAGGTAGTCCAAGCATTATGTGAGGTACGATATACTTAGGTCCGTAATCTATCAGCATCTCTAAGACTTTCAGATAATCTTCTCTGCTTCTCCCAGAGAGTCCTTTGGACTGGAAGGCTTTAGGAGAATAGGCGAACTCGTAGTCAACTATGTCAACTACATCTTTTAACTCTTCTATTGTGCTCTTGTCAAGGAGTCCAGGGTGAATGTTAAATATTATATCCGGGTTCTCCTTCTTTAACCTTTTCAGAACTGGTAAATAAGGTCTTATTGGTAGTTCTCCTCTCTTATTAAAACCACCACTTATTAGAAAGCCTTTAACCCCCATCTCGTATCTCTTCTTAACGTATTTGTGCATGGTTTCTGGAGTCATGACCCCTTCCATGGAGCTTATGTACTTAGAAGTGCAGTAAAAGCAATTGAGAGAACAACTCCCCCCAGTTATGCTTATGACAGCGAACTTCCTGAATGTGATGAAGCCAAGAACCATTTGTAATCCCTCAACGGTATATTATATAATTCTTTATCCAAAGGACTTTCATTATAATAAGGTCTATCACAAGAAGGACAACCGGAGGTAAGGAATGCTTCCTCACCATCTTTACCAGTGGATAGTTTATACCTCAAGGCTTGTATCCTGCGGTAGTACTCCAGTGAAGGTCTCTCCTTTTTTTCATACGGCGTCCCCTTTACTGGGGTGAAGGCGAAAAGGGCTACTTCAGCCCCAAGAGCGTAAAGTTCTTTCATAGTGTTGACTATTTCTTCCTCACTCTCACCAAGACCTACTATGAGGTGCACGTAAACATGTTTACGGCCGAAGACGTCGATAGCATCCTTTATAAACTTAATATATTTCTCGTAAGAATAAGGCTTCCCAACTTCTCTCCACATTGATTTAACTGTGTCTAAGCCGACGCCCAGATAATCAACCCCTACTTCTTTTAATTTAATTAAGTACTGTTTGTCTACGGGGGTTATTGTAACGGACTTGTGTTTAGAGTCTATTTTTGACATTATCTCGATAACCTCGTCTTCGAACTTCTCCTTAATCACCGTTTGTAAACAAACTCTAGTAAAGCTATTCAACGAGTCTTTAATCTCTTCCAGTTCCACGGGGTACCACTTCACCTTGGAAAGGTAAGTCTTGTCAGCATTGCTTAACACTGACTGAGTGCAGAATTTACATGAGGCATTGCATCCACTGCTCTGAAGTAAGTATGCAGTATTACTTATTTTAATGCCCTTCTTTATGAAGTAATAAGTCCCAGCAGAGACTAGTACTTTCATTCAGACACTCTCCTCCTGATTTCATTTGCATCCTCATCACTTAAGTCGAACTT
It encodes the following:
- a CDS encoding radical SAM protein; amino-acid sequence: MKVLVSAGTYYFIKKGIKISNTAYLLQSSGCNASCKFCTQSVLSNADKTYLSKVKWYPVELEEIKDSLNSFTRVCLQTVIKEKFEDEVIEIMSKIDSKHKSVTITPVDKQYLIKLKEVGVDYLGVGLDTVKSMWREVGKPYSYEKYIKFIKDAIDVFGRKHVYVHLIVGLGESEEEIVNTMKELYALGAEVALFAFTPVKGTPYEKKERPSLEYYRRIQALRYKLSTGKDGEEAFLTSGCPSCDRPYYNESPLDKELYNIPLRDYKWFLASSHSGSSLS
- a CDS encoding NAD-dependent epimerase/dehydratase family protein, giving the protein MKSILITGLGFLATNVAYYLSQNYKVTVTYRNLNPVKEVYVKTLKEKGVEVIQLDVLKDMDKLNNAVKEHDLVVNFIGEISGKPEDLRRSNYEVPTRIAEVARQFGKLMIHTSASTYGITGFVKVEEKLGDGLKPQSTFEKTKLEGELSVYKILGDKGFIFRPTLVYGRFAAHVQFVTIYKLVKRGLLPDINISFMPISARYMAQGIAAITEGKSPSKNYFYVTECEPINITRLFEIYAEALNRKVVKIKIPTFIAKASLPSDVRQLLKYSGTIFDCSIFKEIVPNLQFDKPELVENAKFLSELDREGRLIPT
- a CDS encoding radical SAM protein, whose translation is MVLGFITFRKFAVISITGGSCSLNCFYCTSKYISSMEGVMTPETMHKYVKKRYEMGVKGFLISGGFNKRGELPIRPYLPVLKRLKKENPDIIFNIHPGLLDKSTIEELKDVVDIVDYEFAYSPKAFQSKGLSGRSREDYLKVLEMLIDYGPKYIVPHIMLGLPNDDVAESIKVASSFKPYLLNFLVFIPTKGTPSQVFKVPEVEETVKMIELGNRLMQGRVSLGCMRPHAIKDKLDKISVEKGLVQRIANPSPRVVKEFNLPMYDACCSLPEEYLEYFKL